One genomic region from Streptomyces sp. NBC_00457 encodes:
- a CDS encoding DUF6049 family protein, whose protein sequence is MAEAAEFQGTSPSPARRWLRRTAALLAGAPLLTGLLQLPAATPADAAGQTSLKAASGSSTVAIAVDSLTPVAPAEGDTLTVSGTVTNNGKQAVTGAEVDLRLGPRLTTRSSIDSAAQRTGYQVGADGSPVGGEYVEEFSKLTPGVSEHFSISVPVDKLDLGADGVYQFAVSLSGETSAQPWDQVLGIQRTFLPWQSGEADTRTKTTVLWPLISTVHMTAETGSNEQQTPVFLNDDLAKEISPGGRLNQLLSLGKNLDVTWVIDPDLLASVDAMTRGYRVKNEDGTTTAGAHQAVAKKWLASLQEAVVDKEVVALPFADPDLASIAHSGTSVTGSLSHLKEATDVVAGTVETILHVEPVTDFAWPVDGAVDPSIVKVATSAGADKVIARSDSLEETGGLPYTPSAARPIGGGITAVVADTRLSTAFQGDLTKASASTLAVQRFLAQSLTMNLQTDKQRSVVVAPQRMPTARQARAMAEAVTALQGGAWSESQELTAAAAAEPDEGATTKVPSSSAYPASLRKQELPRSAFQQIATTQDKLDKFKVILNDQSRVVTPFGRAMNREMSTSWRGRAEEAKSFREDVEKYLDSLAGQVTLIDKSETKLSGRSATIPVTVQNNLVQGVDHLVLRLTSTSPNRLEIGGDSYEEQPVTVSGGHSQTVKFTTSAKANGRATVIAQLYTEDGQPYGWPVTFDVKVTEFTATVMLVIGGGVLLLVLAGFRMYTQRKRAAAREADGDGPDEASEGDDTPQNPEGPEDRLQEESGTRTRAGDPEQPSDPAPDTPAESADPSGTGERVDR, encoded by the coding sequence GTGGCCGAGGCGGCAGAATTCCAGGGGACCAGTCCCTCACCTGCCCGCCGGTGGCTGCGGCGCACGGCAGCACTGCTCGCCGGCGCGCCCCTGCTGACCGGGCTGCTCCAGCTGCCCGCCGCCACGCCTGCGGACGCCGCCGGACAGACTTCCCTGAAGGCCGCCTCCGGCTCGAGCACGGTGGCCATCGCCGTCGACTCGCTCACCCCCGTCGCCCCCGCCGAGGGCGACACCCTGACCGTCTCCGGCACGGTGACCAACAACGGCAAGCAGGCCGTCACCGGCGCCGAGGTCGATCTGCGTCTGGGCCCCCGGCTGACCACCCGCTCGTCCATCGACAGCGCCGCCCAGCGCACCGGCTACCAAGTGGGCGCCGACGGCTCACCGGTCGGCGGTGAGTACGTCGAGGAGTTCTCGAAGCTCACGCCCGGCGTCTCCGAGCACTTCAGCATCTCCGTGCCGGTCGACAAGCTGGATCTCGGCGCGGACGGGGTCTACCAGTTCGCCGTCTCACTCTCCGGCGAGACGTCCGCGCAACCGTGGGACCAGGTGCTCGGCATCCAGCGGACCTTCCTGCCCTGGCAGTCCGGCGAGGCCGACACCAGGACGAAGACAACCGTCCTGTGGCCCCTCATCTCCACGGTCCATATGACGGCGGAGACGGGATCGAACGAGCAGCAGACTCCGGTCTTCCTCAATGACGATCTGGCCAAGGAGATCTCCCCGGGCGGCCGGCTGAACCAGCTCCTGTCCCTGGGCAAGAACCTCGACGTCACCTGGGTGATCGACCCGGACCTGCTGGCATCGGTCGACGCGATGACGCGCGGCTACCGGGTGAAGAACGAGGACGGCACGACCACGGCCGGGGCCCATCAGGCGGTCGCGAAGAAGTGGCTCGCCTCGCTGCAGGAGGCGGTCGTCGACAAGGAGGTCGTCGCTCTTCCCTTCGCCGACCCGGACCTGGCCTCCATCGCCCACAGCGGCACCAGCGTCACCGGCTCGCTGAGCCACCTCAAGGAAGCCACCGACGTCGTCGCCGGCACCGTCGAGACGATCCTCCACGTGGAACCGGTCACGGACTTCGCCTGGCCCGTGGACGGCGCCGTCGACCCGTCGATCGTCAAGGTCGCCACCTCGGCCGGAGCGGACAAGGTGATCGCGCGCAGCGACAGCCTGGAGGAGACGGGCGGACTGCCGTACACGCCCTCGGCGGCGCGGCCCATCGGCGGAGGCATCACCGCGGTGGTCGCGGACACACGGCTGTCGACGGCCTTCCAGGGCGATCTGACGAAGGCCTCGGCCTCCACGCTGGCCGTGCAGAGGTTCCTCGCCCAGAGCCTCACGATGAACCTCCAGACGGACAAGCAGCGCAGCGTCGTCGTCGCCCCGCAGCGCATGCCGACGGCACGGCAGGCCCGGGCGATGGCCGAGGCGGTGACAGCGCTCCAGGGCGGCGCCTGGTCCGAGTCCCAGGAGCTCACGGCCGCCGCAGCAGCCGAGCCGGACGAGGGCGCCACCACGAAGGTGCCGTCGAGTTCCGCCTACCCCGCGTCCCTGCGGAAGCAGGAGCTGCCCCGGTCGGCCTTCCAGCAGATCGCGACGACGCAGGACAAGCTCGACAAGTTCAAGGTGATCCTCAACGACCAGTCCCGTGTCGTGACCCCCTTCGGGCGGGCAATGAACCGCGAGATGTCCACCTCCTGGCGCGGCCGGGCCGAGGAGGCGAAGAGCTTCCGCGAGGACGTGGAGAAGTATCTCGACAGCCTCGCCGGCCAGGTCACGCTGATCGACAAGTCCGAGACCAAGCTCTCCGGACGCAGCGCCACCATCCCCGTCACCGTGCAGAACAACCTGGTGCAGGGCGTCGACCACCTGGTTCTGCGGCTCACGTCGACAAGCCCGAACCGGCTCGAGATCGGCGGCGATTCCTACGAGGAACAGCCCGTCACGGTCTCCGGCGGCCACAGCCAGACGGTGAAGTTCACCACCTCGGCCAAGGCCAACGGCCGCGCGACGGTGATCGCCCAGCTGTACACGGAGGACGGCCAGCCGTACGGCTGGCCGGTCACCTTCGACGTGAAGGTCACCGAGTTCACGGCCACGGTCATGCTGGTCATCGGCGGTGGTGTCCTGCTGCTCGTCCTCGCCGGCTTCCGGATGTACACCCAGCGCAAGCGCGCCGCCGCCCGCGAGGCCGACGGAGACGGCCCCGACGAGGCGAGCGAAGGCGACGACACCCCGCAGAACCCCGAGGGCCCCGAAGACCGTCTCCAGGAGGAGTCCGGCACCCGGACCCGGGCAGGCGACCCGGAGCAGCCGAGTGACCCGGCACCGGACACCCCAGCGGAAAGCGCAGACCCGTCCGGCACGGGTGAGAGAGTGGACCGTTGA
- a CDS encoding CCA tRNA nucleotidyltransferase, which translates to MPNANEDNLSALSQVQHRAVSELLQIAPVADDLARRFQKAGFSLALVGGSVRDALLGRLGNDLDFTTDARPEDVLKIVRPWADAVWEVGIAFGTVGVQKDARVGDSDRRFQIEVTTYRSEAYDRTSRKPEVSYGDSIEEDLVRRDFTVNAMAVALPEKEFIDPHGGLEDLAERVLRTPGTPEESFSDDPLRMMRAARFAAQLDFEVAPEVVTAMNEMAGRIEIVSAERVRDELNKLILAAHPRKGLTLLVDTGLADHVLPELPALRLERDEHHRHKDVYDHTLIVLEQAIALEDDGPDLTLRLAALLHDIGKPRTRRFESDGRVSFHHHEVVGAKMTKKRMTALKYSNELVKDVSRLVELHLRFHGYGTGEWTDSAVRRYVRDAGPLLDRLHKLTRSDCTTRNKRRAAALARAYDGLEDRIAQLQEQEELDAIRPDLDGNQIMEILGVGPGPVVGRAYQHMLELRLENGPMEHDAAVAALKEWWAEQG; encoded by the coding sequence GTGCCGAACGCCAACGAAGACAACCTCAGTGCCCTGAGCCAGGTGCAGCACCGCGCGGTGAGTGAACTGCTGCAGATCGCTCCTGTCGCCGACGACCTCGCCCGCCGCTTCCAGAAAGCCGGGTTCTCACTCGCTCTGGTCGGCGGATCGGTCAGGGACGCGTTGCTCGGCCGGCTCGGCAACGACCTTGACTTCACGACCGATGCCCGCCCCGAGGACGTACTGAAGATCGTGCGTCCGTGGGCGGACGCCGTGTGGGAGGTCGGGATCGCCTTCGGGACCGTCGGGGTGCAGAAGGACGCTCGCGTCGGAGATTCTGATCGACGCTTTCAGATCGAGGTGACCACCTACCGGTCCGAGGCGTACGACCGGACCTCACGCAAGCCCGAGGTGTCGTACGGCGACTCCATCGAGGAGGACCTCGTCCGGCGCGACTTCACGGTGAACGCGATGGCGGTCGCGCTTCCGGAGAAGGAGTTCATCGACCCACACGGTGGACTCGAGGACCTCGCGGAGCGTGTGCTGCGTACTCCGGGCACACCGGAGGAGTCCTTCTCGGACGATCCGCTGCGGATGATGCGGGCCGCACGCTTCGCCGCGCAGCTCGACTTCGAGGTGGCTCCCGAGGTCGTCACGGCGATGAACGAGATGGCCGGGCGCATTGAGATCGTCTCGGCCGAGCGGGTCCGGGACGAGCTGAACAAGCTGATCCTTGCCGCGCACCCGCGCAAGGGGCTGACGCTGCTGGTCGACACCGGACTCGCCGACCATGTACTGCCGGAGCTCCCGGCACTCCGACTGGAGCGCGACGAGCACCACCGGCACAAGGATGTCTACGACCACACGCTGATCGTTCTGGAACAGGCGATCGCGCTCGAGGACGACGGCCCCGACCTCACCCTCCGCCTCGCCGCGCTGCTGCATGACATCGGCAAGCCCCGCACTCGTCGCTTCGAGAGCGATGGCCGGGTCTCCTTCCACCACCACGAAGTGGTCGGCGCGAAGATGACCAAGAAGCGGATGACGGCGCTGAAGTACTCCAACGAGCTCGTGAAGGATGTCTCCCGTCTGGTCGAACTCCACCTCCGCTTCCACGGCTACGGCACCGGAGAGTGGACGGATTCCGCTGTCCGCCGCTACGTCCGTGATGCCGGCCCTCTCCTCGACCGCCTGCACAAGCTGACCCGCTCGGACTGCACGACCCGCAACAAGCGCCGGGCGGCGGCCCTGGCGCGGGCGTACGACGGACTGGAGGACCGCATCGCTCAACTCCAGGAGCAGGAGGAGCTGGACGCGATCCGCCCCGACCTCGACGGCAACCAGATCATGGAGATCCTGGGAGTCGGACCGGGGCCGGTCGTCGGGCGTGCGTACCAGCACATGCTGGAGCTTCGGCTGGAGAACGGGCCGATGGAACATGACGCGGCGGTGGCGGCACTCAAGGAGTGGTGGGCCGAGCAGGGCTGA
- a CDS encoding LppU/SCO3897 family protein, producing MTTPPPQGQNPFAQGQNPYGQPQGQAPYPPQGGYPQQPGQPGVPQQPGFPQQGGSPYASVPPQPSGRKLSFKTIKNIVIGVVVIGVIIGGFLASRDDANSAAVGDCMHRGSTSNSNPDLEVVECGSADAQYVVLAKIEGSYTTDAVASSKCEAKAKDFQYVYTESGDGSDFLLCLKDYAK from the coding sequence GTGACAACTCCGCCGCCCCAGGGCCAGAACCCGTTCGCGCAGGGCCAGAACCCTTACGGCCAGCCGCAGGGCCAGGCTCCGTACCCGCCCCAGGGCGGCTATCCGCAGCAGCCGGGCCAGCCCGGCGTCCCCCAGCAGCCGGGCTTCCCGCAGCAGGGCGGCTCGCCCTACGCGTCGGTCCCGCCGCAGCCGTCCGGCCGCAAGCTCAGCTTTAAGACGATCAAGAACATCGTGATCGGCGTGGTGGTCATTGGCGTGATCATCGGCGGCTTCCTTGCCAGCCGGGATGACGCCAACAGCGCCGCGGTGGGCGACTGCATGCACCGCGGCAGCACCAGCAACAGCAATCCGGACCTCGAGGTCGTCGAGTGCGGCTCTGCGGACGCCCAGTACGTGGTGCTGGCCAAGATCGAAGGCTCGTACACCACTGACGCCGTGGCCAGCTCCAAGTGCGAGGCCAAGGCCAAGGACTTCCAGTACGTGTACACCGAGAGTGGCGACGGCAGTGACTTCCTGCTCTGCCTGAAGGACTACGCCAAGTAG
- a CDS encoding MFS transporter, which produces MAVVRDLRVLLRFQGFRRLLAVRLLSQGADGVYQVALASYVVFSPEKQTSAAAIASAMAVLLLPYSLVGPFAGVLLDRWRRRQVLLYCSLLRALLATATAALIVSDVPDWLFYVSALCVTAVNRFVLSGLSAALPRLVDADRLVIANSLSPTAGTLAATAGGGLAFLVRLLGADSDAAVVLLGAVLYLCAGLASLSMARDLLGPDRELVQPRLTTALSGTARDLAAGVRHLAAPQRRQATWALCAMTMMRFCYGALTVMLLMLCRYAFTSTSEDGLALLGLALGISGAGFFAAAVLTPWAAGRLGPGRWIVVCAAAAAVLELALGLPFAAAPMLVAAFVLGLSTQGAKIATDTIVQSSVDDGFRGRVFSVYDVLFNAAFVGAAAVAAVMLPPDGRSAALVVTVAVIYGAVAATMARFGRQ; this is translated from the coding sequence ATGGCCGTCGTCCGTGACCTGCGCGTCCTCCTGCGCTTCCAGGGCTTCCGGCGCCTGCTCGCCGTACGCCTGCTGTCCCAGGGGGCCGACGGCGTCTACCAGGTCGCACTCGCTTCCTACGTCGTCTTCTCGCCGGAGAAACAGACGTCGGCCGCCGCGATCGCCTCCGCGATGGCGGTCCTGCTCCTGCCGTACTCCCTGGTCGGCCCCTTCGCCGGCGTCCTGCTGGACCGCTGGCGCCGCCGTCAGGTCCTCCTGTACTGCAGCCTGCTGCGCGCCCTGTTGGCGACGGCGACGGCCGCCCTGATCGTCAGCGACGTCCCGGACTGGCTGTTCTACGTCTCCGCCCTGTGCGTCACCGCCGTCAACCGCTTCGTCCTGTCGGGCCTGTCCGCCGCGCTGCCGCGCCTTGTCGACGCCGACCGGCTGGTGATCGCCAACTCCCTGTCCCCGACCGCCGGAACGCTCGCCGCGACCGCCGGCGGCGGCCTCGCCTTTCTCGTACGACTGCTGGGCGCCGACTCCGACGCGGCCGTGGTGCTGCTGGGCGCCGTGCTGTATCTGTGCGCCGGGCTGGCTTCGCTGAGCATGGCCCGCGACCTGCTGGGTCCCGACCGGGAGCTGGTCCAGCCCCGTCTCACCACCGCACTGTCCGGCACCGCACGCGACCTGGCGGCAGGTGTACGTCATCTCGCCGCGCCGCAGCGCCGGCAGGCGACGTGGGCACTGTGCGCGATGACGATGATGCGGTTCTGCTACGGCGCCCTGACGGTCATGCTGCTGATGCTCTGCCGGTACGCCTTCACGTCCACCTCGGAGGACGGACTCGCCCTGCTGGGACTGGCGTTGGGCATTTCCGGTGCCGGCTTCTTCGCGGCGGCGGTCCTGACGCCCTGGGCGGCGGGACGACTCGGCCCCGGCCGCTGGATCGTCGTGTGTGCCGCGGCGGCCGCGGTGCTGGAACTCGCCCTCGGCCTGCCCTTCGCCGCGGCTCCCATGCTGGTCGCGGCATTCGTCCTGGGCCTCAGCACGCAGGGGGCGAAGATCGCCACGGACACGATCGTGCAGTCCTCGGTCGACGACGGCTTCCGCGGTCGCGTCTTCTCCGTGTACGACGTCCTGTTCAACGCCGCCTTCGTCGGCGCCGCCGCGGTGGCCGCCGTGATGCTGCCGCCGGACGGCCGGTCGGCGGCGCTGGTGGTCACGGTGGCCGTTATCTACGGGGCAGTTGCCGCCACTATGGCCCGCTTTGGACGCCAGTAA
- a CDS encoding inositol-3-phosphate synthase: MGSVRVAVVGVGNCAASLVQGVEYYKDADPASKVPGLMHVQFGEYHVRDVEFVAAFDVDAKKVGLDLADAIGASENNTIKICDVPNTGVTVQRGHTLDGLGKYYRETIEESAETPVDVVQILKDKQVDVLVCYLPVGSEDAAKFYAQCAIDARVAFVNALPVFIAGTKEWADKFTEAGVPIVGDDIKSQVGATITHRVMAKLFEDRGVVLDRTMQLNVGGNMDFKNMLERDRLESKKISKTQAVTSQIRDRDMGADNVHIGPSDYVAWLDDRKWAYVRLEGRAFGDVPLNLEYKLEVWDSPNSAGVIIDALRAAKIAKDRGIGGPILSASSYFMKSPPVQYYDDEARENVEKFIQGEVER; the protein is encoded by the coding sequence ATGGGTTCGGTTCGCGTAGCCGTCGTCGGCGTGGGCAACTGCGCCGCGTCGCTGGTGCAGGGAGTCGAGTACTACAAGGACGCCGATCCGGCGTCGAAGGTGCCCGGCCTCATGCACGTGCAGTTCGGCGAGTACCACGTCCGTGACGTGGAGTTCGTCGCCGCGTTCGATGTCGATGCCAAGAAGGTCGGCCTCGACCTCGCGGACGCCATCGGCGCCTCCGAGAACAACACCATCAAGATCTGCGACGTGCCGAACACCGGTGTGACCGTCCAGCGCGGCCACACCCTCGACGGCCTCGGCAAGTACTACCGCGAGACCATCGAGGAGTCCGCCGAGACCCCGGTCGACGTCGTCCAGATCCTCAAGGACAAGCAGGTCGACGTCCTCGTCTGCTACCTGCCCGTCGGTTCCGAGGACGCGGCGAAGTTCTACGCCCAGTGCGCCATCGACGCCAGGGTGGCCTTCGTCAACGCCCTCCCGGTCTTCATCGCCGGCACCAAGGAATGGGCGGACAAGTTCACCGAGGCGGGCGTGCCGATCGTCGGCGACGACATCAAGTCGCAGGTCGGCGCCACCATCACGCACCGCGTCATGGCGAAGCTGTTCGAGGACCGCGGCGTCGTCCTCGACCGCACGATGCAGCTGAACGTCGGCGGCAACATGGACTTCAAGAACATGCTCGAGCGCGACCGCCTCGAGTCGAAGAAGATCTCCAAGACGCAGGCCGTCACCTCCCAGATCCGCGACCGCGACATGGGCGCGGACAACGTCCACATCGGCCCGTCCGACTACGTGGCCTGGCTGGACGACCGCAAGTGGGCGTACGTCCGACTCGAGGGCCGCGCCTTCGGTGACGTCCCGCTGAACCTGGAGTACAAGCTCGAGGTCTGGGACTCCCCGAACTCCGCCGGCGTCATCATCGACGCCCTGCGCGCCGCGAAGATCGCCAAGGACCGCGGCATCGGCGGCCCGATCCTGTCGGCGTCGAGCTACTTCATGAAGTCCCCGCCGGTCCAGTACTACGACGACGAGGCCCGCGAGAACGTCGAGAAGTTCATCCAGGGTGAGGTCGAGCGCTAA
- a CDS encoding PadR family transcriptional regulator has product MSRRSGILEFAVLGLLRESPMHGYELRKRLNTSLGVFRAFSYGTLYPCLKTLVANGWLIEEPGNTTEDALAAPLTGRRAKIVYRLTAEGKEHFEELLSQTGPDVYEDEHFAARFAFFGQTSRDVRMRVLEGRRSRLEERLEKMRASLARTRERLDDYTLELQRHGMESVEREVRWLNELIESERAGRDLKGPAHGEAARDTTEGAPGVLPRPGDAPGPDTPGDTTT; this is encoded by the coding sequence ATGAGCCGGCGTTCCGGGATCCTCGAGTTCGCCGTACTCGGCCTGCTTCGCGAATCCCCGATGCACGGATACGAGCTGCGCAAACGACTCAACACGTCACTGGGTGTGTTCCGTGCGTTCAGCTACGGGACGCTCTATCCCTGCCTCAAGACGCTGGTCGCCAACGGCTGGTTGATCGAAGAGCCGGGGAACACCACCGAGGACGCCCTCGCCGCGCCCCTCACCGGCCGCCGCGCCAAGATCGTCTACCGGCTGACGGCGGAAGGTAAGGAGCACTTCGAGGAACTGCTCTCGCAGACCGGGCCCGATGTGTACGAGGACGAGCACTTCGCCGCTCGCTTCGCCTTCTTCGGGCAGACGTCGCGCGACGTACGCATGCGCGTACTCGAGGGGCGACGCAGCCGGCTGGAGGAGCGCCTGGAGAAGATGCGCGCCTCTCTGGCGCGCACCCGGGAGCGCCTCGACGACTACACGCTCGAGCTCCAGCGCCACGGGATGGAGTCCGTGGAGCGCGAAGTGCGCTGGCTGAACGAGCTCATTGAAAGTGAGCGGGCGGGCCGGGACCTGAAGGGTCCCGCCCACGGAGAAGCCGCTCGCGACACCACAGAGGGAGCGCCGGGCGTCCTGCCCCGGCCCGGGGACGCCCCCGGGCCGGATACGCCCGGCGACACCACCACGTGA
- a CDS encoding transglycosylase domain-containing protein produces MSEHRRKPPQPQGGGRAAARRGQSSLPTGRRAAPRGVTGSPSDSYGSGSGSGAEERPYGGRAEARRAAQRSTGGRRRAADPGRGGRGALPGGPNGPGRGRGRPAPPGRKRLVDYPRAGKYGWRRWVPSWKLVSGLCIGFFGSLVAVAGIGYAMVGVPDIQKTAEAQNNVFYWADGSEMVSTGGETNRQIVNLSQIPKAMQYAVISQENKTFYSDNGIDLKGIGRAVFNMARGGETQGGSTITQQYVKNAMLNDQSQTVSRKFQEIFVSIKVGAKLSKDEIMAGYLNSGYYGRGAYGIQAAARAYFNKDAFDLNEGECAFLAATLKGATYYDPAGSPSIDPVGASAEANKRRAKIQMQDTLDKMVEYDHLDAATRAKYTELPKTQSPRSNAALSGQVGYLVDLAKAYLVNNTKITEDDLQKGGYSIYTTFDKRKVKELEDSVKKVQKANIDPKKRPKTDTHVQFGGASISPKTGAIKAIYGGEDATKHFTNNADVTGAQVGSTFKPFVLAAAMTWGVRDPDLGPTQAQDERTQVSPKSLFSGKNKLKIEDYTGEVWKNEKGKEWLQVNDGDESYGTPPDYQIDLREAMRESVNSAFVQLGMDVGLDKVKEASMNAGLKEDSLAGTNYPTFSIGTSDPSAIRMAGAYATFAASGKQREPFSVEKVTSKDGTIFTHETKTEEAFTEDVADNVTDVLKTVVDGGTGTKAQLTGRDVAGKTGTTDGNKSAWFVGYTPQLSTSITMFRYDDDESKKNRTFLEMYGTGDQESIHGASFPAEIWHDYMEAALKGEPAIDFPTPKPIGKVINEPTPTPTPTITETQEESPTPTPTPSQPLPSPTPTESETCGFFGCEDGGTETGGANNGGVDGGVTASPTPTDTGDEGGNNGNGNGGFLGGSTG; encoded by the coding sequence ATGAGCGAGCACCGTCGCAAACCGCCGCAGCCGCAGGGAGGCGGACGTGCCGCGGCCCGACGCGGCCAGTCCAGCTTGCCCACCGGCCGCCGCGCGGCACCGCGGGGCGTAACCGGGTCTCCTTCCGACTCGTACGGGTCGGGTTCCGGGTCGGGAGCAGAGGAGCGGCCGTACGGCGGCCGCGCCGAGGCCCGGCGTGCGGCCCAGAGAAGCACAGGCGGCCGCCGCAGAGCGGCCGACCCCGGCCGGGGCGGCCGAGGCGCCCTCCCCGGCGGTCCGAACGGTCCTGGACGAGGAAGAGGGCGACCGGCTCCTCCTGGCCGGAAGAGGCTCGTCGACTACCCCCGGGCCGGTAAGTACGGGTGGCGCCGCTGGGTGCCCTCCTGGAAGCTCGTCTCCGGCCTGTGCATCGGCTTCTTCGGCAGCCTGGTGGCCGTGGCGGGCATCGGCTACGCGATGGTGGGCGTCCCCGACATCCAGAAGACCGCCGAGGCGCAGAACAACGTCTTCTACTGGGCCGACGGCAGCGAGATGGTCTCCACGGGTGGCGAGACGAACCGCCAGATCGTCAACCTCTCGCAGATCCCCAAGGCGATGCAGTACGCGGTCATCTCCCAGGAGAACAAGACCTTCTACTCCGACAACGGCATCGACCTGAAGGGCATCGGCCGGGCCGTGTTCAACATGGCCAGGGGCGGCGAGACGCAGGGTGGATCCACGATCACCCAGCAGTACGTCAAGAACGCGATGCTCAACGACCAGTCGCAGACCGTCTCCCGGAAGTTCCAGGAGATCTTCGTCTCGATCAAGGTGGGAGCGAAGCTCTCCAAGGACGAGATCATGGCCGGCTACCTGAACTCCGGCTACTACGGCCGCGGGGCCTACGGCATCCAGGCGGCCGCACGCGCGTACTTCAACAAGGACGCCTTCGACCTGAACGAAGGCGAGTGTGCCTTCCTGGCAGCGACGCTCAAGGGCGCCACGTACTACGACCCGGCGGGTTCGCCCTCCATCGACCCGGTCGGGGCCAGTGCCGAGGCGAACAAGCGGCGCGCAAAGATCCAGATGCAGGACACCTTGGACAAGATGGTCGAGTACGACCATCTGGATGCCGCGACGCGGGCCAAGTACACCGAGCTTCCCAAGACCCAGAGTCCGCGTTCGAACGCCGCGCTGAGCGGCCAGGTGGGCTATCTCGTCGACCTGGCCAAGGCGTATCTGGTCAACAACACGAAGATCACTGAGGACGACCTGCAGAAGGGCGGCTACTCGATCTACACGACCTTCGACAAGAGGAAGGTCAAGGAGCTCGAGGACTCGGTCAAGAAGGTCCAGAAGGCCAACATCGACCCCAAGAAGCGCCCGAAGACGGACACTCACGTCCAGTTCGGCGGTGCCTCCATCAGCCCGAAGACCGGCGCGATCAAGGCCATCTACGGCGGTGAGGACGCGACCAAGCACTTCACCAACAACGCCGACGTCACCGGCGCCCAGGTCGGTTCGACGTTCAAGCCGTTCGTGCTTGCGGCAGCGATGACGTGGGGTGTACGGGATCCGGATCTGGGTCCGACCCAGGCGCAGGACGAGCGGACCCAGGTGTCCCCGAAGAGCCTGTTCAGCGGCAAGAACAAGCTGAAGATCGAGGATTACACCGGAGAGGTCTGGAAGAACGAGAAGGGCAAGGAGTGGCTGCAGGTCAATGACGGCGACGAGTCGTACGGCACTCCGCCCGACTACCAGATCGATCTCCGTGAGGCGATGCGGGAGTCGGTGAACTCCGCTTTTGTGCAGCTCGGCATGGACGTCGGCCTGGACAAGGTGAAGGAGGCCTCCATGAACGCGGGCCTCAAGGAGGACAGCCTGGCCGGCACCAACTACCCGACGTTCTCCATCGGTACCTCCGACCCCAGTGCGATCCGTATGGCGGGTGCGTACGCCACGTTCGCGGCCAGCGGCAAGCAGCGTGAACCGTTCTCCGTGGAGAAGGTGACGAGCAAGGACGGCACGATCTTCACGCACGAGACGAAGACCGAGGAGGCGTTCACCGAGGACGTCGCCGACAACGTCACCGACGTCCTGAAGACGGTCGTCGATGGCGGAACGGGTACCAAGGCTCAGCTGACCGGGCGCGATGTGGCCGGCAAGACCGGTACCACCGACGGCAACAAGTCCGCCTGGTTCGTCGGCTACACACCGCAGCTGTCCACGTCGATCACCATGTTCCGGTACGACGACGATGAGTCCAAGAAGAACCGCACGTTCCTGGAGATGTACGGCACAGGTGACCAGGAGTCGATCCACGGTGCCTCGTTCCCGGCCGAGATCTGGCACGACTACATGGAAGCGGCGCTGAAGGGGGAGCCTGCGATCGACTTCCCGACGCCCAAGCCCATCGGCAAGGTCATCAACGAGCCGACGCCGACCCCCACTCCCACCATCACGGAAACGCAGGAGGAGAGCCCGACGCCGACTCCGACGCCCAGTCAGCCCTTGCCGTCGCCCACGCCCACGGAGAGCGAGACCTGTGGCTTCTTCGGCTGTGAGGACGGCGGCACCGAGACGGGCGGTGCGAACAACGGAGGCGTGGATGGTGGTGTGACGGCCTCACCGACGCCCACAGATACGGGCGACGAGGGCGGAAACAACGGCAATGGCAACGGGGGCTTTCTCGGAGGCTCAACGGGTTAG